A section of the Pristiophorus japonicus isolate sPriJap1 chromosome 4, sPriJap1.hap1, whole genome shotgun sequence genome encodes:
- the LOC139262552 gene encoding ferritin heavy chain-like: MASQLRQNYHQDCEDAVNKQINMELYSSYVYLSMSFYFDRDDVALRHFAEFFKKQSHEEREHAEKLMEFQNRRGGRIILADIKKPEQDEWSNGLEAMQRALQMEKNVNQSLLDLHKLATECTDPHLCDFLETHYLDEQVKMIKKLGDHITNLKRLGAPENGLGEYLFDKHTLVDSD; the protein is encoded by the exons ATGGCTTCTCAACTGCGTCAGAACTACCATcaggactgtgaggatgctgttaacaagcagatcaacatggagctctattcctcctatgtttatctctctatg tccttctactttgaccgggatgatgtcgccctgcgtcactttgctgagttcttcaagaagcagtcacatgaggaacgtgagcatgctgagaaactgatggaattccagaatcgacGTGGAGGCCGGATTATCTTGGCAGACATCAAG aaaccagagcaggatgagtggagcaatggtctggaggcaatgcagagagctctgcagatggagaagaatgtgaaccagagtctgctggatctacaCAAGCTTGCCACTGAGTGTACTGACCCTCAT ttgtgtgacttcctggagacccactacttggatgaacaagtgaagatgatcaagaagcttggagatcacatcaccaacctgaagagactgggagcccctgagaatggcctgggagagtacttgtttgacaagcacaccctggtGGATAGTGATTAA
- the LOC139262553 gene encoding ferritin heavy chain, oocyte isoform-like → MASQVCQNYHKDCEAAVNQQVNMELCSSYVYLSMKPEQDKWSNGLEVMQRALQMEKNVNQSLLDLHKLSTGSTDPQVSSSYGVLEQMKMIKKLGDHITNLKRLGAPENGMGEYLFDKHILGESD, encoded by the exons ATGGCTTCTCAAGTGTGTCAGAACTATCACAAGGACTGTGAGGCTGCTGTCAACCAGCAGGTCAACATGGAGCtctgttcctcctatgtttatctctccatG aaacCTGAGCAGGacaagtggagcaatggtctggaggtgatgcagagagctctgcagatggagaagaatgtcaaccagagtctgctggatctgcacaaactctccactgggagcactgaccctcaaGTAAGTTCCTCATATGGGGTTCTGG AACAAATGAAAATGATCAAGAaacttggagatcacatcaccaacttGAAGAgattgggagcccctgagaatgggatGGGCGAGTACCTGTTTGACAAACACATCCTGGGCgagagtgactaa